Proteins co-encoded in one Capnocytophaga ochracea DSM 7271 genomic window:
- a CDS encoding twin-arginine translocase TatA/TatE family subunit, with the protein MVLILFGADKLPSIARGLGKAMRQLRDATDEIKTEIQRGAEKAGVDTKIVEETQKEIEKMKKTIDN; encoded by the coding sequence ATGGTTTTAATTCTTTTTGGGGCTGATAAGCTCCCAAGTATTGCGCGGGGTTTAGGAAAGGCTATGCGCCAACTGCGCGATGCTACCGATGAGATTAAAACTGAAATACAACGCGGTGCTGAAAAGGCAGGTGTAGATACTAAAATTGTAGAAGAGACTCAAAAAGAAATTGAAAAAATGAAAAAAACAATTGACAATTGA
- a CDS encoding J domain-containing protein, protein MLKDYYEILGVSQKASDDQIRDAYKKLAKAYHPDKHQGDDFFAEKFKSLQEAYAVLSDPESRKDYDTDLAAELKGQKKTEEPKKQAKKKPSQKNSNSTSSKARTVKDLPSLIDIYFEQKIATVKTRKEYDTILASPQKKYSSWVKIVLVVLVIILSTILLNPSFGLLKELLP, encoded by the coding sequence ATGTTAAAGGATTACTACGAAATATTAGGAGTTAGCCAAAAGGCTTCTGACGACCAAATACGCGATGCCTACAAAAAGCTCGCAAAAGCCTATCACCCCGATAAACATCAGGGCGACGATTTCTTTGCCGAAAAATTCAAAAGCCTACAAGAAGCTTACGCAGTCCTTTCCGACCCCGAAAGTCGTAAAGACTACGACACCGACCTCGCCGCCGAGTTAAAAGGGCAAAAGAAAACCGAAGAACCCAAAAAGCAAGCTAAAAAGAAACCCTCACAAAAAAATAGCAATAGCACCTCCTCAAAAGCTCGTACCGTAAAGGATTTGCCCTCTTTGATAGATATTTATTTCGAACAGAAAATCGCTACCGTAAAAACCCGTAAAGAGTACGATACTATCTTAGCTTCTCCCCAAAAAAAGTACTCCTCTTGGGTGAAAATTGTGCTTGTAGTACTTGTCATCATTCTAAGCACCATCTTGCTAAACCCTTCTTTCGGTCTCCTAAAAGAACTTTTGCCTTAA
- a CDS encoding LuxE/PaaK family acyltransferase yields the protein MQLSANIDFTAVALDTFRYQYENNEVYHRFCTLLNCLPNEVNTLEKIPFLPIECFKTEKVYCGHTTPQQIFTSSGTTGAQTSRHYVKELSLYEQSFRKGFEHFYGNVEDYVVLALLPSYLERTGSSLITMVADLIERSGSEYSGFYLNEYDLLAERLQTLDASGKKVLLIGVSFALLDLITEHTFSLKNTIVMETGGMKGRRKELVREELHALLCKGFGVEMIHSEYGMTELLSQAYSAGKGIYKCVPWLKVLIRDTNDALSYLPTGKTGGLNIIDLANRESCSFIATQDLGKLHPDGTFEVLGRFDNADIRGCNLLIS from the coding sequence ATTCAACTATCAGCAAACATAGATTTTACAGCTGTTGCCTTGGATACTTTTCGTTATCAATACGAAAACAACGAGGTATACCATCGCTTTTGTACCCTATTGAACTGCCTTCCTAATGAGGTAAACACGCTTGAAAAAATACCTTTTCTTCCTATCGAATGTTTTAAAACTGAAAAAGTGTACTGCGGTCACACCACACCTCAACAGATATTCACCAGCAGTGGTACAACAGGCGCACAAACCTCCCGACACTATGTGAAAGAACTTAGCTTATATGAACAAAGCTTCCGTAAAGGCTTTGAACATTTCTACGGCAACGTTGAAGATTATGTAGTTTTAGCCCTTCTTCCCTCGTATTTAGAGCGCACGGGCTCATCGCTCATCACTATGGTCGCCGATCTCATTGAGCGCTCAGGTAGTGAGTATAGCGGTTTTTATCTCAACGAATACGACCTCTTAGCTGAGCGTTTGCAAACCCTCGATGCTTCGGGCAAGAAAGTACTGCTCATAGGGGTATCCTTTGCGTTACTCGACCTTATAACCGAGCATACTTTCTCTTTAAAAAATACGATTGTAATGGAAACAGGAGGTATGAAAGGTCGTCGCAAAGAACTCGTGCGCGAAGAATTGCACGCGCTCCTCTGCAAAGGTTTTGGGGTAGAAATGATTCACTCCGAATACGGAATGACCGAACTGCTCTCGCAAGCCTATTCTGCTGGTAAGGGGATTTATAAGTGTGTACCTTGGCTAAAAGTCCTTATACGCGATACCAATGATGCGCTGAGCTATTTGCCTACCGGCAAAACCGGCGGACTTAATATCATCGATTTGGCTAATAGAGAATCGTGTAGTTTTATTGCTACCCAAGATTTAGGAAAGCTACACCCCGATGGTACTTTTGAAGTATTAGGACGCTTCGACAACGCCGATATCAGAGGTTGCAATTTGCTCATTAGCTAA
- a CDS encoding oxidoreductase: protein MKKVYFITGASSGLGKAIALQTLKEGNVAVLAVRNPEKVTDLVNTFRENTLVVSLEITNEKERQEAIQTAIAKFSRIDVLVNCAGRGDLGALEEFSSQQIRAQMEINFFATIELTRLVLPIMRRQKSGNIVNVSSIGGRVNIGGFSLYGAAKYALEGFSEALYHEVKPLGIRVTIVEPGALRTHFAGAGNLRPENHIVDYDDTIVPLRNYLYGSDGKQQGDPEKAAKVIIKAINDKEPPLRLVLGKDAYDLLEAKRTEEKEELNKWRPLGEAIAFDDAEFVAIGKN from the coding sequence ATGAAAAAAGTGTATTTTATAACAGGAGCAAGCAGTGGTTTAGGTAAAGCAATTGCTTTGCAAACTTTGAAAGAAGGCAATGTAGCAGTACTTGCTGTTCGCAATCCAGAAAAAGTAACTGATTTAGTAAATACTTTTAGAGAAAACACATTGGTTGTCTCATTAGAAATTACTAATGAAAAAGAAAGACAAGAGGCAATACAAACAGCTATAGCTAAATTTAGTAGAATAGATGTGTTAGTAAATTGTGCAGGAAGAGGCGATTTAGGAGCTTTGGAAGAATTTTCAAGTCAGCAAATACGTGCTCAAATGGAAATCAATTTCTTTGCAACTATTGAGCTTACTCGTTTGGTATTACCTATAATGCGCCGACAAAAAAGTGGTAATATTGTAAATGTATCAAGTATTGGAGGACGCGTAAATATTGGTGGATTTTCACTTTATGGAGCTGCAAAATATGCTTTAGAGGGCTTTTCTGAAGCACTTTACCACGAAGTAAAACCTTTAGGTATCAGAGTAACAATAGTAGAACCAGGAGCTCTTAGGACTCATTTTGCTGGAGCAGGTAATTTACGCCCTGAAAATCATATTGTTGATTATGACGATACTATTGTACCTCTGCGCAATTATCTTTACGGAAGTGATGGAAAACAACAAGGAGATCCAGAGAAAGCAGCAAAGGTTATTATCAAAGCTATCAATGATAAGGAACCTCCTTTGAGACTCGTATTAGGAAAAGATGCTTATGACCTTTTGGAAGCTAAAAGAACAGAAGAAAAGGAAGAACTTAATAAATGGCGTCCTTTAGGTGAAGCTATAGCTTTTGATGATGCTGAGTTTGTTGCTATTGGTAAAAATTAA
- a CDS encoding M23 family metallopeptidase produces the protein MKKVKYYYDPDTLSYKRILSRKRTKVRNALIFLTAAALFGILFSFIMINSRLFFTPREVVLAREIKTYETNYQILNKKMELAEDVLADLEERDNNMYRLYFNAPIIPDSVRKSLKDPNRYKNLEKYGNSKLVANTNKRLDILRKQLVVQSKSLDEIAKLSKAKEKFLSSIPAIQPINNKDLKHMASGYGWRIDPFTKARKFHYGMDFTAPQGTPVYAAGDGVVARADSNASGYGNHIRIDHGYGYVTLYGHLSAYNVRAGQHVKRGDLIGRVGSTGRSEAPHLHYEVIKNGEHINPIHFYYGNLTPSEYTEMLHVSTQENQSLD, from the coding sequence ATGAAAAAGGTAAAATATTATTACGACCCCGATACGCTCTCGTATAAACGCATCCTCTCCCGAAAGCGTACAAAAGTGCGCAATGCTTTAATTTTTCTTACAGCTGCTGCACTCTTCGGGATTTTATTCTCTTTTATAATGATTAACTCGCGCTTGTTTTTCACCCCCCGCGAGGTGGTATTAGCACGCGAGATTAAAACCTATGAAACCAACTACCAAATCCTGAACAAAAAGATGGAATTGGCGGAAGATGTGCTTGCCGACCTTGAAGAACGCGATAATAATATGTACCGCCTTTACTTCAATGCTCCTATTATCCCCGATAGTGTTCGCAAAAGCCTCAAAGACCCTAACCGCTATAAAAACCTCGAAAAATACGGAAACTCCAAACTTGTTGCCAATACAAACAAACGCTTAGATATATTGCGAAAACAGTTGGTCGTACAGTCGAAATCGTTAGATGAGATTGCTAAACTTTCTAAGGCAAAGGAAAAATTCTTGTCTTCTATTCCTGCCATTCAGCCTATTAATAATAAAGATTTAAAGCATATGGCATCGGGATATGGTTGGCGTATCGACCCTTTTACCAAAGCGCGTAAGTTCCATTATGGTATGGACTTCACTGCGCCCCAAGGCACTCCTGTATATGCTGCGGGCGATGGTGTAGTAGCACGTGCCGATAGCAATGCCTCAGGTTATGGTAACCACATTCGCATCGACCACGGTTATGGCTATGTAACTCTCTACGGACACCTTTCGGCTTACAACGTGCGTGCAGGGCAACACGTCAAGCGTGGCGACCTCATAGGAAGGGTAGGAAGTACCGGTCGCTCGGAAGCTCCACACCTGCACTACGAAGTGATAAAAAACGGCGAACACATCAACCCGATACACTTCTATTATGGCAATCTCACCCCGAGCGAATACACCGAGATGTTACACGTTTCTACCCAAGAAAATCAATCGCTTGACTAA
- a CDS encoding Sec-independent protein translocase subunit TatA/TatB yields MGFSEIIFILFMVLILFGADKLPSIARGLGKAMRQLRDATDEIKTEIQRGAEKAGVDTKIVEETQKEIEKMKEDFKG; encoded by the coding sequence ATGGGGTTTTCAGAAATTATATTCATACTTTTTATGGTTTTAATCCTTTTTGGAGCTGATAAGCTCCCTAGTATTGCGCGGGGTTTAGGAAAGGCTATGCGCCAACTGCGCGATGCTACCGATGAGATTAAAACTGAAATACAACGCGGTGCTGAAAAGGCAGGTGTAGATACTAAAATTGTAGAAGAGACTCAAAAAGAAATTGAAAAAATGAAAGAAGATTTTAAGGGTTAG
- a CDS encoding flagellar motor switch protein FliM, which produces MRTVKYNEMVNYNVSIPKENAPMFESLFKKYNVIAEPTVVAEPVEEYIPNEETIRAIEEGRREYREGLLKGYKNLDELFSDLDNE; this is translated from the coding sequence ATGAGAACTGTAAAATATAACGAAATGGTTAATTATAATGTGAGTATTCCTAAGGAAAATGCTCCTATGTTTGAATCACTTTTCAAGAAATACAACGTAATTGCCGAACCTACTGTAGTAGCAGAACCCGTAGAGGAGTATATTCCTAACGAGGAAACTATAAGAGCTATTGAGGAAGGAAGAAGAGAGTATAGAGAAGGACTACTAAAAGGTTATAAAAATCTTGATGAATTATTTAGTGATTTAGACAATGAATAA
- a CDS encoding tRNA1(Val) (adenine(37)-N6)-methyltransferase: protein MMFKFKQFNVKQAQSAMKIGTDGVLLGAWTPIENPKSILDIGAGTGLLSLMLAQRSDAPVIDAVEIDEKAYIECTENFEESQWGDRLFCYHASFQEFALEIDEVYDLIISNPPFYTADYKTAEKARNTARFTDTLSFSELLEGVSQLLTDEGVFSVILPYSETEGFIALASGYGLFPQKITHTRGNATAELKRSMLLLSRKELSSYPIDVLIIEKERGVYTEAYKSLTKDFYLNLGNEVG from the coding sequence ATGATGTTTAAGTTTAAGCAATTTAACGTAAAGCAAGCACAAAGTGCGATGAAGATAGGCACTGATGGAGTGCTATTGGGGGCGTGGACGCCTATTGAGAATCCTAAAAGTATACTGGATATTGGGGCGGGAACGGGCTTATTGTCGCTAATGTTAGCTCAACGCTCTGACGCTCCTGTGATTGACGCCGTAGAAATAGACGAAAAAGCCTATATAGAATGCACGGAGAACTTCGAAGAGAGCCAATGGGGCGACCGCTTGTTTTGCTATCACGCTTCGTTTCAGGAATTTGCTTTGGAGATAGATGAAGTGTACGACCTTATCATCTCTAATCCGCCTTTCTATACCGCTGATTATAAAACAGCTGAAAAAGCGCGCAACACGGCTCGGTTTACTGATACGCTTTCGTTTTCGGAGCTCTTAGAAGGGGTAAGCCAATTACTGACCGATGAGGGTGTTTTTAGTGTTATTTTACCTTATAGTGAAACCGAAGGGTTTATCGCTCTTGCGTCGGGTTATGGTCTTTTCCCTCAGAAAATCACTCATACGCGAGGCAATGCTACGGCTGAACTAAAACGGAGTATGCTTCTACTGAGTAGAAAAGAGCTCTCCTCCTACCCTATCGATGTGCTTATTATTGAGAAGGAACGTGGGGTTTATACGGAGGCGTACAAATCGCTCACAAAGGATTTTTATTTAAATTTAGGAAATGAAGTGGGCTAA